CTGGTCGAGCAGCTCGCCGGAAGCCCGTTCGGCCATATCCCCCTTCTTCATCAGAAGCCGGGCGGCAGTCAGGAAACCGCAAGTCTGCACATACTCCCGTTCATCGGCTATCCAGTGGAAAGACTTGGCAGGAGCATACGGCAGGTTTTGGAAAAGGTTCATACAGGTCAGTTCCGCAATTTCGATATTCCGGATGTCTTCCACCCAGATATCAGCGATTTCGGGATAGAAAGTGTCAATCGGTTGAAGCATTCCCGCCAAAATCTTACATTCGCGAATCTCCTCTTTCCACAAGGCTTGCGCCAGGTCGTGATTCTTTTCGTAGCTTTCGGCAATCATTTTGATGCGGGGCAGCTCCACTCCGAAATTGAGTTTGTACACCAACCCTTTTTCACGCATACTTTGGGACACAGCCCCGTTCATGGAAAGCCGGAGCTGTGTTTTAATAGCTGTAAGTTGTTCTTTAATATCCATTTTCAGATTAGTTGTTTACTGAAGGAAGTGGAGAATAATCCTTGCTGTAACGCAGCATTTGTTCTACATACCCTTCATCATAAGCCACAGTGACATCTGTAATGTTTCCGTTTTCATCTGTCACCAATTCATATTTCGGATTCACAAAGCCTTTGTAAGGAGCCAGGTTCAGCTTCTTATAACGCTCCAATATTTCAGCATGCAGAGCCGGGTCTACCTTCACCGCATAATTCTCCACCAACGAACGGGCACCTGCAAAGTCGCCTGTCGATTTGATGCGCTGAATTTCAGCCAACAATTCACCGAACAATTCACGTACCTTTTCATAATCATTGATAACGACATATGTCTTTCCGTCTTTCTTCACCAATTCCACGACCTTGTCCGCCGCTCCTTTTTCAAATACCCAACGGGCAATTAACTGGCGGTTGCGCATATGAGCTTCTTCAACCGTGTTTCCCGGTTCGATACGTACCAACTGCGTCATCAAGCCGTTCATCAGATACGTATAATATTGAGCTTTGTAAGCCTCGGGAGAAGACAGAAGCTTCAGTTCCACCAGTTTCGGATCGGCCACATAATAGAGTCCGAACAAATCGGCACGTGCTTCTTCAATTGTAGAACCATAAGCCTTCAACGCGTCAGGGTCGACACCCGGAAGCAACTTGCCCGAACCGTGTCCCAGACATTCGTGCAGGTCAGTATGAAGTTCATCCGTCAGGTCGGAATAGGCATCAATCAATTGTCTTTCCGTATCACTGTACACAAATTCTTCATTGAACCCGTTTCCATGAGCCGCCTTGTTATAAGCATCTGTAATGTTGCCGATAGTCACCGACTTGGAACCGTGATGAGCACGAATCCAGTTGGCGTTCGGCAGGTTGATACCGATAGCCGTAGCCGGATAAAGGTCACCGGCAAGGATAGCGGCAGTAATCACTTTCGCCGATACGCCTTTCACTTCATCTTTCTTGAACGATTTATCTACCGGAGAATGGTCCTCGAACCACTGCGCATTGCTACTGATAATCTCCGTGCGGTGCGTAGATTCAATATCCTTGAAGTTCACCAGTGATTCCCAACTAGCCTTCATTCCCAGCGGGTCACCATAACTTTCCGTAAATCCATTCACAAAATCAATGCGTGAATCCAGGTCTTTCACCCAAAGGATGGCATATTCATCGAAATCCTTCAGATTACCGGTTTCATAGAACTGAATCAGCTTGGTGATAACCGCTTTCTGCGCATCATTCTCTGCCACTGCTTCAGCCTTCTTCAGCCAATAAACGATTTTTTCGATAGCCTGTGTATAAAGTCCGCCTACTTTCCATACTTTCTCCTGCAACTTACCGTTCTCTTTTACCAAACGGCTGTTCAAGCCATACGAAACCGGAGTCTCATCCTTCGGATCTTTCATCGCACCATAGAAATCTTCCGCTTCCTTCTGCGTCACTCCGTCGTAGTAGTTACAAGCGGAAGTCAATACAAGATCCTCGCCATCCGCCTGGTTCACCCGCTTCGGCATAATAGCCGGATCGAAGATAACAGGGAAAAGTTCATCGCAAAGTTGTCCGGCAGTCTGCCCTTCCGCCAGCGGAAGCAACCCGGCATCAAGTCCGAGTACAGCCTGTTTCAGAAAATCCTGCGAGAAGCCGGGTACAAACTTCTCCGTTCCATAATGATGATGAATACCATTGGAGAACCATACCCTTTTCAGGTACACTTCCATGTTCTTGAAATCAGGAGTCGTTTTATCACCCTGATAATTAGTATATACCGCTTCGAGCATCCGACGGATTCTCAAATTATATTTTCCATTTTGGTCAAACAGAATATCCCTTCCTTCCTGAGCAGCCTCTGCCAGGTAATAAATCAGTTCTTTCTGTTTCAGCGTCAGTTCCTCAAATCCGGGGACTTTATAACGCAAAATCTGTAAATCTGCAAATTGTTCCACTGTATAATTGAATTTATCTGCCTCGGCAGTTGTTGTTTTGGCTCCGCCGCACGACGTTAGAATCGTAGCAGCTACCGCCATTGAAATAAGATGTTTATTCATAATGCTAGTGTTGATTAATTAAAAACAAGAAAAGGAATTATCTCCAAAATTTTTCATTTAGAGGTAATTCCTTTCGATTAATTTCGGAATGCGCAATTACTTTTTGTTTTCCAAATGTTTTTTGCGATATCCGTTAGGAGTTTCACCTACGTTCTTGTAAAATGCAGCGTAAAAAGATTGACGATTTGCAAAACCAACCATGGCGCTAATCTCTTCCACATTTTTGTCGGCATAACGTTTATCAGTCAATAAATGCAAAGCATCTTTTACTCTGTATTCATTCAACAGACAAGAATAGTTCATGCCGAAACGTGAGTTCACTACTGCAGAAAGGTAACGAGTGTTCGTCTTCAGCTCTTTCGCCAAATCTTTCGCTGAATAGTCAGCATCCTTGTACTTCTTCTGTACAACGATGATATTCAGGATCTTGTCATACAACTCGTCTGCCAATTCCGGTCTGATTAAAGACCTGTATGCAGCCTTCTTTTCTTTCTTTTCCCTCAAATTGTAGGGACGTTTTTTCGGAGTTTCTTCCGATTTTTTGTTCTCTAAATCACTCATTGAATTAACTGGTTAGGGTTTGTTCATTTGTTAGTACTCGCATATTTGCAACGTAACATGTTACAAATGTCTTACTTTTTTTTTAAACACACAATTATTTTGTGCATTTTTTTTCTAAATAAACAATCAAAAACCTTGAAAAAGAGGGAATAAGCTCGAATAATAAGAAACTTTAACCTTTTTATATTTCATCTCGGAAACTGAAATCTACACATTGCGGAAATTGCGAAAGAAAAACGTACCTTTGCAGCAAGATTAAAATGACATCCATGAGAGAAACTCTGAAGAAATATTTCGGATACGACAGTTTCCGTCCCCTGCAAGAAGATATCATCCGTCACATCCTCAACAAGAAGGATGCATTAGTGTTAATGCCTACTGGCGGGGGAAAATCAATCTGTTACCAGCTCCCTGCCCTGCTCTGCGAAGGTACGGCCGTCGTAGTGTCGCCGTTGATCTCATTAATGAAAGATCAGGTGGAAGCATTGTTGGCAAACGGAGTCGCCGCCGGAGCATTGAACAGCAGTAATGACGAAACGGAAAACGCCAACCTGCGCCGTGCCTGCATCGAGGGACGTTTGAAGCTGCTTTACATTTCACCGGAGAAATTACTGGCAGAAAAAGACTATTTATTGCGAGATATGCATATTTCCCTGTTCGCTATTGATGAAGCGCACTGTATTTCGCAATGGGGACACGATTTTCGACCGGAATACACTCAAATGGGGGTACTTCATCAACAATTCCCGCAAGTGCCGATTGTTGCCCTGACTGCCACCGCAGATAAAATCACCCGCGGAGACATTGTCCGTCAACTCCATCTTATCGAACCCCGTACTTTTATATCGTCTTTCGACCGCCCCAATATCAGCCTGACGGTAAAACGCGGTTTCCAGGCAAAGGAAAAGAATAAAGCTATCCTCGACTTTATCCACCGACACGAGGGAACAAGCGGAATCATTTACTGTATGAGCCGAAGCAAGACGGAGACAGTAGCCCAAATGCTGCAGAAGCAGGGGATTCGTTGCGGAGTTTATCACGCCGGATTGTCTACGCAGCAACGGGACGAGACGCAGGATGATTTCATCAATGACCGGATTCAGGTGGTATGTGCCACGATTGCCTTTGGCATGGGTATCGACAAGTCAAATGTCCGCTGGGTCATCCACTATAACCTTCCCAAAAGCATAGAAAGCTTTTATCAGGAGATAGGACGTGCCGGACGGGACGGTCTGCCAAGCGACACCGTCTTGTTTTACTCATTGGGCGACTTGATATTATTGACTAAGTTTGCCACGGAAAGCAACCAGCAGAGCATCAACCTGGAAAAGCTCCAACGTATGCAGCAGTATTCGGAAGCGGATATTTGCCGGAGACGAATCCTGCTAAGTTATTTCGGAGAAACGACTACCGAAGATTGCGGAAACTGTGATGTCTGCAAAAATCCTCCTCAACGATTTGACGGGACGGTCATCGTGCAGAAAGCATTAAGTGCCATTGCGCGTGCAGAACAGCAAATCAGCACAGGGTTGCTGATTGACATTCTTCGCGGGAATTACTCGGCGGAAGTGACCGGAAAAGGATACCAGGAACTTAAAACGTTTGGCGCAGGGCGGGATATTCCACCTCGCGACTGGCAGGATTATCTGCTTCAAATGCTCCAGTTGGGCTACTTCGAGATCGCTTATAATGAGAATAATCACCTCAAAATCACGTCAAGCGGAAGCGATATACTTTTCGGGAGAACACAAGCAACACTGGTGGTTATCCACCATGAAGAAGCTGCCACTCCCAAAGGGAAAAAGAAGAAAGTGGTTATCGCCAAAGAACTTCCCTTCGGTGCGGCAGGCGGAGAAAGCGAGGATTTGTTCGAAGCATTGCGCGGATTACGAAAACAACTTGCCGACCAGGAAGCGCTTCCCGCCTATATCGTCTTGTCGGACAAGGTTTTACATCTGCTCAGTATTTCACGTCCTACCACTATTGAAGAGTTTGGGGAAATCAGTGGTATCGGAGACTATAAAAAGAAGAAATATGGAAAGGATTTCGTCAAGCTGATTAAGCAGTTTGTGGAATAATCCTTCGGAAAATGATATTATTAGGCACGGATTACACGGATTTCACGGTTTTAAGAAATTATTTAATTAAAAAACCGTGTTAATCCGTGTAATCCGTGCCTAAATTTATTATATAAGCTAATTTATAAACGGGCACTTAAAACAAATCATACATCACTTACACTGTTGAAGTTGTTGGTGCAAATCAGCAGGCGGTACTCCTAAAGAGATGGCTTTCTCAAAATCAGCTTTTGCCAATGCTTTCTTCTTTTGAGTCAGATAGATATTTCCACGCAACAGATAAGCATCTGCCGATGATGCATTCAGCCTGATAGCTTCTTCCAAATCCACCAATGCCAAATCGTCGTGTTTCATCTCACGCTCCACATCGGCACGGGCGACATAAAGTATTGCGTCGTCAGGACTTTCCACAATCATCTTGTTCAGAATATCAAGAGCTTCACGAAATTTTCCTTCTTTCTGCTCCAGAGTAGCCAGTCCCAACCGACCGCTATAACTCTGCGGGTCAATCTCCAGCAAACGGTTATAGTCTATCCGCGCAGCCGGATAATCCCTGCGAACCACATAAATATAAGCACGCATCAACAATGCTTCTTTGTTCTGTTTATCCTCATCAAGCACCTGACAGTAATCCGTGTAAGCACGGTCTGTCTTTCCCATTTCCATATAAATGGCAGCACGGTCAAGAAGAATGGGCACTGCCAACGGAGCAAAATTCAAGGCAAACGAATACGATTCCAAAGCCTTGTCGAACTCTCCCAGCCGACGTTGTACCAACCCTAAATTAGAAAAGAGCAGGGCGTTCTTTGCATTCTTCGGTTCCAGCTTCAATGCCTGAAGCAGAAGTTTTTCAGCTTGGGGAAGACTGTCCTTCTCGATGCATTCAATTGCTTTTTCAGACAACTGTTGATAGGTCTGCGCACAAATGGCAACCGGAAAACAAAAAAGCAATATTATAATAATTCTTATCATATAGTTCGGTTATAATTAATGAATCAATCCAACGGATACGCGTCAAATGCAAACAACTCGGTAGACAAGTAACGCTCTCCCGTATCAGGCAACAACGCTACGATTTTTTTGTTCTGAAACTCGGGACGCTCTGCCAACCGGCGGGCTGCATATACCGCCGCACCCGAAGAAATTCCTGCCAACAAACCCTCTGTTGCCGATAATTCGCGTCCGGCACGAATCGCTTCATCATCGGGCACACCAATTACCTCATCCACCACAGATGCATCATACAACTTCGGAATAAAGTTCGCCCCGATTCCCTGAATACGATGCGCAGCTGCCTGCCCGCCCGCCAGTATAGGAGACGACGCCGGTTCCACCGCTACTATATAAACATCCGGATTGTGTTTCTTCAATGCACGGGCTACACCGCAAACAGTTCCACCCGTACCGACTCCGGCAACAAAAACCGCTACTTCACCGTCCGTATCCCGCCATATTTCTTCACCCGTCGTACGTTCATGGGCGGCAGCATTGGCAGGATTTTCAAACTGTTGCAAAATCACCGAACCGGGAATACTATCACGCAACTCCTCTGCCTTGGCAATAGAAGCAGCCATCCCGCCCAATCCGTCTGTCAGTACAATTTCAGCGCCGAGTGCCTTCAACAGATTCCGCCGTTCCAGGCTCATTGTTTCAGGCATAGTCAATATCAGATGATACCCTTTAATGGTAGCCACCATTGCCAGTCCGACACCGGTATTTCCACTTGTCGGTTCAATAATTGTTGCGCCGGGTTTCAACGCTCCACGTGCTTCAGCATCTTCAATCATCGAAAGAGCCACCCTGTCTTTTACGCTTCCAGCCGGATTAAAAGACTCCAGTTTGGCAATTATATTTTGTTTCAGACCATACTTTTCGCTATAACCGGAAAGTTCCATCAAAGGGGTATTCCCCACTAAATCTGTTAGTTTCTTTGCAATCTTAGCCATTTCATTACTTAATTTTTGTCACATTTAGGGCAAAGATATGGAAAAAAAGGTATGTTTTACATCACATCATAAGAAAGATAAGGAAAAGTATAGTAACTTTGTATCCGTTCAATCTTTTTAAGTTTACATATATGAAAAAGAGAATTATACAATTTCTCACGACCTATTTTTTGTTTGTCCTTCTGTTCGTTCTTCAAAAACCTATCTTCATGGTTTACTACCATGAACTATATAGCGGTGTATCCTTCGGCGATTATTTCAGTGTCATGTGGCACGGACTGCCCTTGGATTTTTCACTTGCCGGCTACCTCACCGCCATTCCGGGACTTATACTCATTGCTTCCGCCTGGACAAAATCATCCATACTCCGGCGTATCCGGCAAGTCTACTTCGGAATAATCGCTTTCGTCATGGCTTGCATCTTTATCATTGACCTCGGACTGTATGGCTTTTGGGGATTCCGCCTGGATGCCACCCCTATTTTCTACTTCTTCTCTTCGCCCAAAGATGCTATGGCAAGTGTCAGTTTTTGGTTTGTCCTGTTAGGCATACTGGCGATGCTTATCTACGCCGCCCTCTTATACTATATATTCTACATGGTTCTCATCCGCGAAAGAAAACCATTAAAGATACCCTATCGGCGACAAAATGTCTCTCTCGCACTTCTGTTGCTGACAGCCGCCCTCTTTATCCCTATCCGCGGCGGTTTCACCGTATCGACCATGAATTTGAGCAAAGTATATTTCAGCCAGGATCAGCGGATGAACCATGCCGCCATCAACCCGGCATTCAGTTTCATGTACTCCGCTACCCATCAGACCAATTTCGACAAGCAATACCGCTTCATGGATCCGAAAGTGGCGGACGAAATCTTTGCAACGATGCTTGACAAGCCCGCCACAGCCACAGACAGCATCCCGCAATTATTGAACACCCAACGCCCGAATATCGTCTTTATCATTCTCGAAAGTTTCTCCACACACCTGATGGAAACTTTCGGCGGACAACCCAACGTAGCTGTCAACATGGATAAATTCGCAAAAGAAGGCATCTTATTCAGTAACTTCTACGCCAGTAGCTTCCGCACCGACCGCGGACTGGCATCCATCATCAGTGCTTATCCCGGACAACCGAGTACCAGCATCATGAAGTATCCCGAAAAGACAGATAAACTTCCTTCCATCCCCCGCAGCCTGAAAAATGCCGGATATAGCTTGGATTATTATTACGGCGGAGACGCAGACTTCACGAATATGCGCTCTTACTTAATATCTTCCGGCATTGAAAAAATCGTTTGCGATAAAGATTTCCCCTTGTCCGAACGTACAAGCAAATGGGGAGCGCAGGATCATGTCCTGTTTCAACGCCTGATGAAAGACATTAAAGAAGAAAAGCAACAAGAACCTTTCCTGAAATTCGTTCAGACCTCAAGCAGCCATGAGCCGTTTGAAGTGCCGTTTCACCGACTGGATGATAAAGGACTCAATGCCTTCGCTTACGCTGATAGCTGCGTAGGCGACTTCGTTAAACAATATAAGGAACTTCCACTATGGAAAAACACCGTGTTTGTGCTCGTTCCTGATCATCAAGGAGTCTACCCGTATCCGATAGAAAATCCATTGGACGGACAGACTATTCCTCTTATTCTAATTGGCGGAGCAATCAAAGAACCCCGTGTCATAGATACCTATGCTTCACAAATCGACATTGCCGCCACCCTGCTTTCACAGTTAGGATTGCCGCACGATGAATTTACCTTCAGCAAAGATATTATGAATCCGGCATCCCCGCATTTCGGATATTTCACCCGTCCGAACTTCTTCGGTATGGTGACTCCCGAGAATCAATTGGTGTATAACCTGGATGCCAACACCGTACAACTCGACGAAGGCACGGAAAAAGGAGCGAACCTGGAAAAAGGAAAAGCCTTCCTGCAAAAGCTCTACGATGATCTTGCCAAACGATAGGAACTGGGCATTATAGAAGATTTATAAGGTAATATAGGACAATTTCCTATTCTTTATTGTATATTTGCTGCGTTAAAAAATAGAACAATAAAGAATGATGGTAAATACAAACATCGTCAAATTCCTGTCAGAGATAGATACTAGTATCTTTCTGTCTTTCAATGGTATCCACTCCCCCTTTTGGGATTACTTTATGACTTCCTTCACCGGAAAGATTATTTGGGTACCTATGTACGCAACCATCTTGTATATCCTGCTAAAGAACTTTCACTGGAAAGCGGTACTTTGTTATGTGGCGGCTATCGCTCTCACAATTACTTTCGCCGACCAAATGTGCAGTAGTCTTATTCGCCCGGTTGTAGCACGACTTCGTCCTGCCAACCTCGAAAACCCAATTGTGGATATGGTATATATCGTCAATGGCTACCGTGGCGGAAGTTACGGATTCCCGTCATGCCATGCCGCCAATTCATTCGGTCTTGCCATGTATGTGATCTTCACATTTCGCAAACGCTGGCTGAGTATTTTCATTATAACATGGGCTGTACTTAATTGCTATACCCGCATTTATCTGGGTGTACACTATCCCGGCGATTTACTTGTCGGCGGTATCATCGGCGGATTCGGCGGATGGATGTTCAGTACCCTTGCTCATAAGGCAGCCGCTTATATAGAACCGTCTACCCGTATAAGAAGAAATGATATAAAGCAGTCGTCAATCACGATTTATGTAGGATTGCTGACAGTACTCGGTATTCTTATCTATTCCACGATTAAAAGCTGGTAAAGTTCACCACAGATTACACAGATTCACACAGATTTTAAATCATGAAAAAAGATATTCCATAAAAGGAATAAACAAAAAATGGGGATATTTATTAAATATCCCCATTTACTAATCTGTGTGAATCTGTGTAATCTGTGGTGAAATATCAAGCCTTCCTGATATAGTCAGCAATCCATTGTCCAACTTCTTTCGTTCCGTATTTTTCACCACCGGCAACCTGAATTTCCGGTGTACGCACGTTCGCGTCCAAAGAAGCGTCTACCGCTTTACGAATTAACGCACCTTCTTCTTTCAGGTCGAAATATTCGAACAACATAGCTACGGAAAGAATCTGTGCCAACGGATTAGCAATGTTCAATCCCTTAGCCTGCGGCCATGAACCGTGAATCGGTTCGAATACCGGAGTACTCTCGCCTGTAGAAGCAGAAGGAAGCAAGCCCATAGAGCCACTGATTACCGAACCTTCATCAGTCAGGATATCACCGAATGTATTTTCAGTAACCATCACGTCGAAGAATGCCGGCTCTTGAATCATCTTCATGGCAGCATTATCCACAAACATATAGTCAGTCGTTACTTCCGGGTAATTAGGAGCCATTTCCTGTGCAATCTGACGCCACAGACGGGAAGAAGCAAGGACATTCGCCTTATCTACCACTGTCAGGTGTTTTCTGCGTTTCATTGCATATTCGAAAGCCACTTTGAGGATACGTTCGATTTCAGGGCGGGTATAATAATTGGTATCATAAGCCTTATCGTTATCCTGGTATTTTTCACCGAAATACATACCACCTGTCAGTTCGCGGATACAGATAAAATCGGCATTCTCTACCAGTTCCGCACGCAACGGAGACTTGTGAATCAGGCATTTGAATGTCTGTACGGGGCGGATATTAGCGAAAAGTCCCAGTTTCTTACGCATGGCCAACAAACCTTGTTCAGGACGTACCTTAGCAGTAGGGTCATTATCAAATTTCGGGTCGCCTACGGCAGAGAACAATACAGCATCCGCATCCTTACAAACCTGATAGGTTGCTTCAGGGAACGGATCACCCACTTTATCTATCGCGTCGGCACCACAAATGGCGTGTTCGTAACTTACTTTGTGACCAAACTTTTCGCAAACGGCACTCATTACCTCTACACCTTGCACAGAGATCTCCGGTCCGATACCGTCGCCTGCTAATACAGCAATTTTAAAATCCATAATTGTTAATTCTTCTATTTATATATTCTTATAAAAACATTCTTCGCTTCGGGCAAGCAGCATCCCGCTTACTCTTTCTCATATTCATCTTCTATGAGATTCAGCATCTTCATAGTAGCTTTGATGGCAGCTTCCGTCTGGTCGGCATCCAGTCCACGGGTACGGAACACCTGTTCGTCATAACTCCATGTGATTACCGTCTGCACAAACGCATCCGTACGTCCGCCGGGCGGGATAGTTACCGCATAATTGGTCAGCATCGGGAATTTACGCCCCAGCGTCACCTTATATATCTTACGCAATGCACGGACAAAAGCATCATACTGACCGTCTCCACCCGAACTTTCTTCGTACTCTTTTCCGTTGATTTCTATCTTCAACGTTGCCATCGGCTTCAAGCCATGAGCGAGATTTACGAAATAGCTCTTCAGTCTGACCTTCTCGCCTATCGAGCCATGTTTCAATACATCAGAAACAATGTACGGCAAATCTTCCTGCGTCACCAGTTCCTTCTTGTCACCCAGTTCGATAATGCGTTCCGTCACTTTGCGCATGGATTCTTCGTCCAGTTGCAGTCCGAGGTCTTCGAGATTCTTGCGGATATTTGCCTTGCCGCTTGTCTTGCCCAACGCATATTCACGCTTGCGCCCGAACCGTTCGGGAAGCAGGTCATTACAATACAGGTTATTTTTATTGTCACCGTCGGCATGCACACCCGCCACTTGTGTAAAGACATTCTCGCCCACAATCGGTTTGTTGGCAGGTATCATGATACCCGAGTACGACTCTACCACCCGGCTGACATCATTCAGACGACTTTCGTCGATATTGGTCACCGCATTGAAATGATCCTTCAGGATAGCCTGTACACTTGCGAGAGGGGCATTACCCGCCCGTTCGCCCAGTCCGTTGATGGTAGTATGCAATCCTTTGACACCGCTCAACACCGCTGCCAGCACATTGCTCACCGCCAAATCATAATCATTGTGCGCATGGAAATCGAAATGAGTATTCGGATAACGTTTCTTCATCTTCCGCATATACTCTATTACCTGCAACGGATTCAAGACTCCCAACGTATCAGGCAGCATGAAACGCTTGATACTCGTCTCCTTTAATCCGTCTACCAACTGGAATACATATTCGGGAGAATCCTTTATGCCGTTACTCCAGTCTTCCAGATAGACATTGACGGTTATATCCTGCTCATCGGCATAGTGCACCACGTCGATAACGTCCGCCAGATGTTCTTCCGGTGTCTTTTTCAGTTGTTGCGTACAATGCTTCAGCGAACCTTTGCAAAGGAGATTAATCACACGGCAACCGGCACTCTGTATCCAGTCTACCGAAGTATGGCCGTCTACAAA
The DNA window shown above is from Bacteroides faecium and carries:
- the leuB gene encoding 3-isopropylmalate dehydrogenase → MDFKIAVLAGDGIGPEISVQGVEVMSAVCEKFGHKVSYEHAICGADAIDKVGDPFPEATYQVCKDADAVLFSAVGDPKFDNDPTAKVRPEQGLLAMRKKLGLFANIRPVQTFKCLIHKSPLRAELVENADFICIRELTGGMYFGEKYQDNDKAYDTNYYTRPEIERILKVAFEYAMKRRKHLTVVDKANVLASSRLWRQIAQEMAPNYPEVTTDYMFVDNAAMKMIQEPAFFDVMVTENTFGDILTDEGSVISGSMGLLPSASTGESTPVFEPIHGSWPQAKGLNIANPLAQILSVAMLFEYFDLKEEGALIRKAVDASLDANVRTPEIQVAGGEKYGTKEVGQWIADYIRKA
- a CDS encoding alpha-isopropylmalate synthase regulatory domain-containing protein gives rise to the protein MGKEGVKIEVMDTTLRDGEQTSGVSFVPHEKLMIARLLLEDLKVDRVEVASARVSEGEFEAVKMICDWAARRNLLQKVEVLGFVDGHTSVDWIQSAGCRVINLLCKGSLKHCTQQLKKTPEEHLADVIDVVHYADEQDITVNVYLEDWSNGIKDSPEYVFQLVDGLKETSIKRFMLPDTLGVLNPLQVIEYMRKMKKRYPNTHFDFHAHNDYDLAVSNVLAAVLSGVKGLHTTINGLGERAGNAPLASVQAILKDHFNAVTNIDESRLNDVSRVVESYSGIMIPANKPIVGENVFTQVAGVHADGDNKNNLYCNDLLPERFGRKREYALGKTSGKANIRKNLEDLGLQLDEESMRKVTERIIELGDKKELVTQEDLPYIVSDVLKHGSIGEKVRLKSYFVNLAHGLKPMATLKIEINGKEYEESSGGDGQYDAFVRALRKIYKVTLGRKFPMLTNYAVTIPPGGRTDAFVQTVITWSYDEQVFRTRGLDADQTEAAIKATMKMLNLIEDEYEKE